The following nucleotide sequence is from Pseudomonas sp. S09G 359.
GTGCCCTGGGCTTTCGGGCAACTGAAGCGGAATTTCCACTGGTTGCCGGTCTTGTCGGTCACTTCCTGCTTGCAGCCCGATTGCGGGTCGGTCAGGGGGATCGAGTCCGAGGCCACTTGGGCCGGAGTGAGGCACACCTGCACGCCTTTACCGGCCATGGTGATGCCTTGTTTTTCCAGCATGGCGCGCTGTTCCGGGGTCATCTGTTGCTTGAGCTGACCGAGGATCAGCGACAGGTCCGGCAGGTCCTGGTTATCGACTTTCATATTGCTGGTGGTCAATTCCCACAAGCCTGGCGCCAGCATCTGCGCCTGTGCTGCCACCGGCAGCGACAAACCAACAACCATGGCTAAACAGAGCAGACGAGCATTCATCGGGTAACTCCTGGGTAATTGTGGGCGTTAGACGCCGCAAAGGCGCCAGTGTTGCACGGCAAATAAAATAGCGACATTCGCAGCCGTTCATGGTCTGTTAGGCAATGGATCGTCTGGAGTCATGTCGTTCATGGATTTTTTTGGCCCGCACCTGCTCGCCTACTTCATTGCCTCACTGCACTTTCTCGGGACCCTCGCCGCGATCCACGCGGTGCTGACCGTCAGGACCGCCCAAGGCTCGATCGCCTGGGCCTTGTCGCTGATGTTCATGCCCTACCTCACGCTGATCCCCTACCTGATTTTTGGCCGTAGCACCTTCGACGCGTACATCCAGGCGCGGCGCCAGGCCAACCAGGAAATGCACACCGCCATCGCCGCGCTGAACTGGCGCCCGTGGGTCGAGGAAGCCCTGGCCGCGCGCAGCTCAAGTGCCTATACATCGTTGCGGGCCATGCCCAAGTTGGGCCGCATGCCGTGCCTGGCTAACAATGAAGTGCACTTGCTGATTAATGGCGATGCCACGTTCAGCGCGATTTTCGAGGCCATCCGCAACGCCAAAACCGCTGTGCTGTTCCAGTTTTTTATCATCCATGACGACGAGCTTGGCAGGCAGTTGCATGCCCTGCTGAAGGAAAAGGCTGCGCAAGGCGTAAGCATCTATGTGCTCTACGACCGCATTGGCAGCCACGCCTTGCCCCATCGTTATGCGCAATCGCTGCGCGACGCCGGGGTGCAGGTAAAAGCGTTCGCCACCCGCAGCGGCTGGCTCAATCGGTTCCAGGTGAATTTCCGCAACCACCGCAAGATCGTGGTGGTGGACGGCCTCACCGGGTTTGTCGGCGGCCACAACGTGGGCGATGAATACCTGGGCAAAAAACCGCCCCTGGCGCCGTGGCGCGATACCCATGTGCAAGTCACCGGCCCGGTGGTGGCGTGCCTGCAGGAATCGTTCGCCGAAGACTGGTTCTGGGCCGCTCGGGAACTGCCGCCGCTGATCCTACCAGACACTTACCCCGAAGACGGCGTGCTCTGCCAGTTGCTCGCCAGCGGCCCGGCCGACCCGTATGAAACCTGCTCGCTGTTTTTTGTCGAAGCCATCCACGCGGCCACCGAACGCGTGTGGATCACCAGCCCGTATTTCATCCCCGACGAAGCCGTATTTGCCGCCCTGCGCCTGGCGGTGCTGCGCGGGGTGGACGTGCGCCTGTTGCTGCCCTCACGGCCCGACCACCGCATTGTGTATGCCGCCTCCAGCCTTTACGCGATCGAAGCGGTGCGCGCCGGTGTGCGGGTGTTCCGCTATACGCCGGGGTTTCTGCATCAGAAAGTGGTGTTGGTGGACAGCGAAATCAGCGCCATCGGCAGTGCGAACATGGACAACCGTTCGTTCCGGCTGAACTTCGAAGTGATGTTGCTCACCGTCGACGAAGCCTTCGCCAAGCAGGTAGAGCAGATGCTGCTGGACGACTTCGACCAGGCCCATGAAGTCAGCCAGGAAGAAAGCCGCGAGACCCGCCGCTTGCAGCAACTGGGCATGCGCGTGGCGCGGCTGATCTCACCGATTCTTTAAAAAACGCTGAAGATCTAAATGTGGGAGGGGCGGTGCGACGACTCGACTTGCTCCCGATAGCGATGTATCAGTGCCAGATCAGCTGGCTGACATACCGCCATCGGGGGCAAGTCGAGTCGTCGCACCGCCCCTCCCACATTTTTACCGCGTTGTTTGTCTAAGCGTATTTCAGCGGTAGATATCTTCCCGCGTCCACGGCAGTTCATGGCCGCCATCGGCGTGGGGTTTTACCGCCAGGATCTGGTGCAAGTTGATCCAGCCCCGCGCAAACGCATAAGCGCAACCGGCCAGGTACAGCCGCCAGATCCGCAACGCTTGCTCCGGTACCATCTTCGCCGCAGCTTCCAGGTTGTCCTCCAGGCGCTCGCTCCAATGGTCCAGGGTGCGCGCGTAGTGCAGGCGCAGGCTTTCGACGTCGACCACTTCCAGCCCGACTTCGCTGATTTCGGCGGTCATCATCGCCAGGTGCGGCAGCTCGCCGTTGGGGAACACATACCGCTCGATAAAATCCCCGGCGCCACGGCCCACAGGGCGGCCGTCGGTATGCTTGGCGGTAATGCCATGGTTCATCACCAGGCCGCCTTCACGCACCGCGCCAAACAGCGTCTTGCAGTACTCCGCCAGGTTGGCGTGGCCGACGTGCTCGAACATGCCCACGCTCACCACTTTGTCGAAACGACCGTCTTGCGGCAGGTCGCGGTAGTCGAGCAGTTGCAGGTCAACCTGGTCCTCCAGCCCCTCGGCCTTGACCCGTTCCCGCGCCAAAGCCAATTGCTCCTTGCTCAGTGTGATGCCAAACACCTTGACCCCGAATTCCCGCGCCGCATACCGCGCCAGCCCACCCCAACCGCAGCCTACGTCGAGCAAATATTCACCCGGCTGCAGCCGCAACTTGCGGCACAGGTGGCGAAATTTGTCTTGTTGGGCCTGGTCGATGGACTCGC
It contains:
- a CDS encoding DUF3617 domain-containing protein — protein: MNARLLCLAMVVGLSLPVAAQAQMLAPGLWELTTSNMKVDNQDLPDLSLILGQLKQQMTPEQRAMLEKQGITMAGKGVQVCLTPAQVASDSIPLTDPQSGCKQEVTDKTGNQWKFRFSCPKAQGTGVATFQSQKEFTTTVNGTFNATGIQQKGSLDSHAQWLGNDCGTVKPRA
- the cls gene encoding cardiolipin synthase, yielding MDFFGPHLLAYFIASLHFLGTLAAIHAVLTVRTAQGSIAWALSLMFMPYLTLIPYLIFGRSTFDAYIQARRQANQEMHTAIAALNWRPWVEEALAARSSSAYTSLRAMPKLGRMPCLANNEVHLLINGDATFSAIFEAIRNAKTAVLFQFFIIHDDELGRQLHALLKEKAAQGVSIYVLYDRIGSHALPHRYAQSLRDAGVQVKAFATRSGWLNRFQVNFRNHRKIVVVDGLTGFVGGHNVGDEYLGKKPPLAPWRDTHVQVTGPVVACLQESFAEDWFWAARELPPLILPDTYPEDGVLCQLLASGPADPYETCSLFFVEAIHAATERVWITSPYFIPDEAVFAALRLAVLRGVDVRLLLPSRPDHRIVYAASSLYAIEAVRAGVRVFRYTPGFLHQKVVLVDSEISAIGSANMDNRSFRLNFEVMLLTVDEAFAKQVEQMLLDDFDQAHEVSQEESRETRRLQQLGMRVARLISPIL
- the cfaB gene encoding C17 cyclopropane fatty acid synthase CfaB — translated: MLAQLPPALQNLQLPLRLRLWDGHEFNLGPEPSVTIVVKDPTVVTQLTHPTLDSLGEAFVEGKLELEGSISEVIRVCDELSHALIEDDGGSRPVRSIHDKATDAAAISYHYDLSNEFYQLWLDQDMAYSCGYFETGSESIDQAQQDKFRHLCRKLRLQPGEYLLDVGCGWGGLARYAAREFGVKVFGITLSKEQLALARERVKAEGLEDQVDLQLLDYRDLPQDGRFDKVVSVGMFEHVGHANLAEYCKTLFGAVREGGLVMNHGITAKHTDGRPVGRGAGDFIERYVFPNGELPHLAMMTAEISEVGLEVVDVESLRLHYARTLDHWSERLEDNLEAAAKMVPEQALRIWRLYLAGCAYAFARGWINLHQILAVKPHADGGHELPWTREDIYR